GTTTGTTCAAAATTAATTGTAGTAAATACCTTGGGCTTAACGCGCCGATAGCTAAATAGGGTGATAGACCTGATGTGCCTTTGATGGAAGGTATATCTCGAAATTCATGATATTGGTCATGTTTGTTAGCAAAAAAGGCAGGAATAGTATGCGCTTCAACTTCATCAATTAATGGCCATTGCGACGACGAGTTGTCACCCTGTAAAACGTCGTTATTTGCATGGTTGACTGGTTCATCATTAATTTCAATGGCAGTTGTTCGTTTGCCTGGTTTGCCCAAATATTCAACACCATCATTTTTTACATGACGTAACCAAGCACGTTTAAAAGGCGTAAATACTTTAAACATCTCACCGGCTTGATTAAGTACTTTCCCTTTACTAACAATAACGTCTGCTTCAAATAACGTTAATGTTACCCCCTTACTTTTTAATTTTTCATCTCGTTGCCTTTCGTTGACTTCAAGTTCTTCATTTGCAATAAAATGAATTGCAGAGCCTTGTTCATTTTCATTGATAATAAACTCAACTTGTTGTTCAAAGTCATCAACGTGATATACCTCTAATTGCACACCTAGTTCATTTAACTGTTTACTCACTAACGCTACGTGTCGTTTAATCAAATCAATTTTAATACGCGACCAGTGATGTTGGTGCCATTGAGCTGGCGTTAACAAATAAATAGCCCGATCACCGGATTGATAATGCATTAAAAAATGGTGCAAAGCTGGATTATCATGCACGCGTAAGTCGTTTCTAAACCAAAGTATTTGCATAACGTCTCATATGCCAAAATGTATGTTAATCAAAGAAATGAATATCGACAAAGACCATGTAGTCTTCATCGATATAGGTTAAATTAATAGCCGTAGCGTAGCTTTAAACTTTCTGGGTACGGGTTTAAATAAGTCTGCTTAGCCAGATACGACTTGGGGTGTGACAATAAATAATGTTTTATTAAGGTCAAAGGCACAAATAATGGAACTAAGCCAGTGCGAAACGCTTCAATTTGTTGACAAAGTTCTTGCCTTTGTTCTGGCGAAAGGTGTTTTGAAAAATAACCTTGAATATGAGACAAGGTATTTGCATGGTTCTTACGCGTTGCTTTAATTTTAAGTGCTGCCATCAAGCCCGTGATATATTGATGAGCAAGTTCTTCAATAGACAATTCATTACCAGCAAGTAATTGACCTAGCTTTTTATAGGCAACAAGATCATGGCTCATCACTGTATATTTATATTCACTATGAAACGTTGTAAGCTTGTGCTTTGTTAACCCTGATTCAACCAATGACTGCCAATGCTTATAAGCAAAAACTCTGGCAACAAAGTTTTCCTTTAATATCGGATCGTTTAAACGACCATTTTCTTCACACGGCAACAATGGGTTAGCTGCCATAATCTGCTCGGCAAAAGCCCCAACCCCAGTAGCAGGAAGCGCATTTCCTTCAGGTGAGTAAATTTTTACCCGTTCCATACCGCAACTTGGACTTTTAGCACAAAAAATAAAGCCACTAAAACTATCAGAAAATTTAGCGATTTTTTTTCCGTATTCCGATAAAGCTTCCGTTACATCACCACTACCATCAGGTCTTGCCACTTTGATGACATTATCTTTTTGAATTAACCTGATCGTAGGCCGTGGTACAGGTAAGCCAATAGCAACTTCAGGGCAAAAGGTTTTAAACGTGACATGTTGAGCCAACTCTTTCATACAAAAGTTTGATGGCTTATTACTCGCATCAAAACGAACTTTTTCGCCAGCAATACAAGCACTTATTCCAACTGTAATGTCTTTTTTATCAAATGAACTATGCATGATTTCACCTGTTAATAAATAAAGCTACCAATAGGGTTTAGTAATTTATTAATCCCTTGGGTAAATTTTTGCGGCGCATTCGCTACCGTGTAACACAAACAGCCTTGAGCCGACACAGGGTTATGCACATGTTGGCCATCAAGCATTATAAAGTCGCCAGGAAAATATTCGCCCATTTCATCGGAAAAGCTACCTTCAACCAGTACGGTAAGTTCAAAACCATTATGCGTATGCATGGGCACACCACCTCCTGGTTCTATATGTACTAAACTTGTATGAATTTCACCTTCATCCAACATTACTCTGGCCCGTGAAAGCTTACCAATACTAGCGGTATTGGTTATTTCCATATTTTGTATAGCTCTGGGTAGTTCATATGTCGTGTCGCGTAACGTTATCGTTTTTGCTTCAACGGGTTTAGCTATTGTTATTCTGTCATCTTCACAAATATTGTTGATCATTTGCTCAAAATCAACTGATATAACGTTTTGATTGTTTAATTGATCAATGTTTAATAAATCCTGATCATGATCAAAACTCACTTCCGCCAATTGCTCAGTTAATAGGCTAATCTGTTTTTTACATTTCTCGCATTTATCCGCGTGAATGCTAATACCAGCAGCCAGAGATGCCGGTAACTCTCCTGCCACATAGGCAGTTAACATTTCAAAGGTAGGATGATGCTTAATCATGGTGTTCTCCTAACTGCGCCTTTAGTTTCGCTAAGGCTAGGCGTAATCGTGATTTTATTGTGCCTAAAGGTAAACCAAGGTGATTGGCAAGTTGCTCTTGCGACATCTCCATAAAGTAAAAGCCTTTAATCACTTGCTGCTGATTTTCAGGAAGTGTTTCGATAACAGACAATATGTTATTTTGTGCGAGATGATCTTCAAACGGTTCATCTTCTGATGCTGACTGTTCAGCTAATGGCCAAATGTCATCGCTTAAGGTATCTTCACGGTTACTTTTAACTTTTCTCAGCATGTCAAAAGTAACATTTCGCATTACCGTATATACCCACGTCGTGGGTGCTCCTTTTTGGGCGTCAAATAAGTGAGCTTTACGCCAAATATTAGACATGGTCTCTTGCACTATTTCACTTGCTTGCGCTTCACTACCAATTTTGTTTTTAGCGATACGCAAAATTTTAGGTGCAAAAAACTTAAACAGTTCGCTAAATGCCGCTTTGTCTCGATGATTTGCAACAGATGTAAGCCATTGACTTAACTGTTGATGTTCAGTTGAATCGTTCATAGCTTTAGGTTTAACACTTGAAGCTGTAACTGACAAGCTTATTTGCCCTGTAACCATCTTTAATACTTCCAAGAATATATATAATAGCCAATACGCAGCAATTAAGTGACTGGATCACTCAACGTGAATTTATTTTTCTACTAAGACAATATTTGCAATAAATTGCTTCGCCATTGGATAAGAATTTTGTTGAGCAAATATCATTTTTTCCTCAAGTGTTATCGGTAGCAACTCTACCCAACGCGACATTATCCAATTAGCATTGTCATTAAAACCAGATTGATAGAGATCACTCAGTAAGTTATTTTCTTCAAATATTTTTAACAATGATTGTGACAACCTGTTTGTTACGTCATCATAACGTTCTTCAGGCCAATGATTTTGAGGAACAATATCGGCGTACTTTAATTTGTCTTTATCTTCTGAAAGTTCCGCGACTGAAACGATAGACTTACATTTAACATCAATCGTTAACACGCCATGTTTATCTTGATCAAAATTAATAATATCAACCCAGCTCGCCCAATTTTCCACACCTTTATGCTCGCCACTAACCGTCGACAAAATGGCAAAGCCATGCTCTTTGATTGCCAATTTCACCATCTTTAAATAGCGTTGTTCAAAAATGCGTAACCGTGTAATTCCTTGTGGTAGCAGAAATACAGGCAGTGGAAATATTGGTAACTTCATTAATATCTTTTATTGATGTCTTTGTAGTTATTACGTAACTACCTTAGGTTTTGATCACAAAAAAGTACCTAAATTAAAGAAAAATTAACATGCATATTTTATAAATACTCAGTGAAAATATAATTCACTTGTCAATTCCTTCTCTCACATAGGTCGCAAAGTACTACGGCAAGTTTTTGAATTGGATCAAATTATTATCGTTAAAAAATATAAAAGTTTTTAAGTGATCTACACTTAGAAAATACACGTATTAATTAAGTCATTTAGTTCATGGGTGATAAACAGTGCGAATATTAATGACAGGTGGAACAGGCTTGATAGGACAAGTCCTGATAAAGCAATTATTATCTGATCAAGACAATCAGATCTCAGTGTTAACTCGCTCACCTGATAACGCCACTGCTCGCTTAGGTAGCGCAATTAATCTTATAACTAGCCTTAATCAAACGCTAATCGATCAAACAGATATTGTTATTAACCTTGCAGGAGAACCCATTGCTGATAAACGATGGACAACGAGCCAAAAACAAAAGATTTGTCATAGCAGATGGGATTTGACCGGTAAAATTGTTGAACTCATCCAACAAAGTGAAACACCACCTCACACATTACTGTCTGGCAGTGCCGTAGGCATTTATGGCAGGCAAGGAAATTATCAAATAGATGAAACCTTTACGCAATACTATCCAGAGTTTTCACATGAGATCTGCAAGCAGTGGGAAGACATTGCGTTAAAGGCACAATCATCGTCTACGCGTGTATGTCTATTAAGAACAGGCATTGTTCTTTCTACAACTGCGGGTGCTCTTAACAAAATGTTACTACCATTTAAGCTTGGTTTAGGTGGAAAGTTTGCCAGCGGCGAACAAGTCATGAGCTGGATACATATTGACGATATGGTTAACGCAATTATCTATTTAATGGAGCAAAAAGCTATTAACGGTGCAGTAAATATGACAGCACCGAATGCCGTCACTAATCAAGTATTTAGTGAAACACTAGCAAAACAACTATCTCGCCCATGCATATTTACAACTCCTAGTTTTGTGTTGAAGCTTATTTTTGGTGAAATGTCAGATTTATTTATTTACGGTCAAAACGTTGTGCCCAAGAAATTATTGGCCAATGGGTTTCAATTTGAGTATTCGCAACTAAACAGCGCGTTACTGGATTTACTTAGCGATTAGAGCACTGTTGAACAGACTTATCGAAAAATAACGTTATATCTGCAACCGTTATTCCGTATTTATTCATGGCAGTTTTATTCATCACGCGATTGTCATCTAATTGATACATCCAGTCATCCATTGAGAACCGGATCACATCATTATCAATCTCAACATCGAGCTCATATTGCCAATTAAACGCCATACCAACTTGTTGCCCTTTAGCAGTGCCTATTACATCATGGGCTTGGCCATTATATTTACCATTAGCTTCAAGGTTAAGTTGCCAAACACGCTTAGACACTTCACCATCTAAAAAATAAAACGTTTCATCAAGTTCACCTTTATTACCCAGCCAAGTGCCAATAATTTCAACGCAGAATCGACGTGATACTTTATTGTCGTACTTATTAATCATGCCCCAACCCACGAGCTTGCCCGAAAAATAGCTTTTAATGTCTAATTTAGGTGAGGTATTTCGATAATCACTCACATCACTGCTGCAACCGATTAAACAAGTGGCAATGACTAAAGACGTTAATACATTATTCATTGATTTCTCCTATTAGACGTTTGCGAAGTGCTGGCTGACTTGTTTTTTCAGAAAGCCATATTGCAAGAAATACCTCTGCAAATTTTGTATCTTCTATTGTGCCAAGTAATTCACCATTAAAATAAAAATGACTTTGATTATTGGCATAAAGCAAAGCTAAGGAATCACCCTTCTCAATGTTTGGCCAAAGAACACGCAAAGTATCAAGATACTTACCATACTGCTCCTTTGTAAAACCTAAGTATTGCCATTGCTCTACGGTATTTTCGAGTAAATCATCCCGTGTAATATCTTTCAAATAATGAATGTCCAGCAATAAAGGTTGGTTTGAAGTTGTGCTGTAACTCCCGTTTTGTGTATAAAGTTTACTTTCATAAATATCCCAAAACATGAATGAGAAGGTCGCCTTACCAACTTGTGTTAATTCTGATTTAATCTTGTTGATAGCCAATAGATTAGCTTGTGCCGTACTCATCATTAATAAGCATAGAAATACGATAGATTTAGCTGACACGGTGACGCTCCTTGTGAAGCAAATAGTTTTCTAACGAGAACGCTAACATGATAAATAATGGCCAAATAACAGACAGCAATAACATCGTCGGTAGTACACCCCAAGCAAACTTGACGGCTGATAACTGAAAGCCGACAAAATAGCTTAAGGGCGCAAAGAACATGGGTAGCGTTACCTGTAACCAACGAGTCGTTTTGAGTTGTTGTGGCGCTCGCAATAAAAGACAACTAAAGCATGCCCAAAGTACTATTAGCCAATAAGGAATAAATGTTTCGTTAGGGAATCTAAAGATGCCTAAGACAGTTAAAATGTTATCTATACTAATCCCGAGAAAGGTGATAACAGCAGCTAAATAAAATTCATGCCTCGTCAGTTTCTTGTTCCATGCAAAAGCACCCAACCAAAGTAAAGCTAAGATTATTGCAGCATTGCCGTAAATGACTAACGCCAACCATAGTAAATTAAACAAGATAAAGTGGATCAACATAACGGTAAAAAATTGGTGATATTAATTACCGTTACGTCTTAATAAAGGATAAAGATCACCTTAGAAGCAGATCCATTGACGAACTTATACTTGGCCCAACACTTGGGCAGGATCAATTTTCGTTGCTCGCCATGCGGGGTAAACAGTAGCCACTAACGTTAGCAACAACGCCGTGCAAACAGTTAGATAGATGTCAGCACTATTCACTTCTGTCGGTAAATAATCGACAAAGTATACATCGCCTGATAATAACTTAGCGCCAAAAAAAGATTCTAAAATTCGCGCAATGTCAGTTAAATTTAGCGCGAGTACTGTGCCGACAATACCACCAATGAAGGTACCAACAAGTCCATTCCTTAAGCCCTGTAGTATAAATGTCATCATAATGGTTTGAGAACGCGCGCCCATGGTTTTTAAAATTGCGATATCACTTTTTTTATCGTTTACGGCCATAATCAAAGTTGAAACAATATTAAAACTTGCTACCGCAATCACAAGCACTAAGACAATAAACATCACCATTCTGACAAGTTGAATATCGTTATATAAATGCCCTTGAGAATAGGTCCAATCATAAATATACACATAAGCATCTGTTTTATAAGCAACTTGCTTTGCAACTTTCGCCGCATCGAATACTTGCTCAACCGTTAAGCGAATACTCTGCACCTGATGAGACTCATAGTGCATAATATCCTGACCTTGAGATAGCGAAATATACGCTTGTTGTGCATCTATCTCACCACCAAACTTAAATATTCCAACGACAGTAGCATTGCGTTTGCTCATCGCATTAAATTGACGTTTTACTTGCACTTCTTGACGCATAGGCGGCAATAGAATTTGTAACTGCTCACCGACTTTCACACCTAATTTATCAGCAGTGGCTTGTCCAATAATAATGCTGTTTTCTTTTAATAAATGTTGCCAATCACCATCGACCATATGATGTGAAATTGCCGAGACTTGCTGTTCCAGTTGTACATCAACGCCACTTAACTCTACGCCCTTTAACTTATCTTTATGTTGCAACATTCCTTGTACTTTTATTAACGGAGCTGCAGCCACAACATTTGGTTGTTGATTGGCATTATTTACTTGCTGTTGCCAATGATTTATCGGTTCATTGACGCTAACAAGTTCTGCATGGGGAACCACAGATAATAAATGTTGCGCTAATGCCCTTTCAAACCCATTCATAGCACTTAACACCAAAATTAAGATGGCAACGCCAAGCGCTATTCCAATGGTTGATGACGCAGAAATAAAAGAGGCAAAACCACTATTTTTTTTCTGGCTGATATAGCGTCTTGCTAAAAAATAACTGAGTGATTTAGCCATCGACTAGCTCTTCTACATTAACAAGCACACCATGATCTAATTTAATTTGTCTATCCATTTTTGCTGCCAAGGTTAAATCATGTGTAACAATAATGAAGCTGGTATTTAATGTGCGATTGAGCGTTTTCAACAGTTGATAAATTTGCTCAGCAGTATCGAAGTCTAAATTACCCGTTGGTTCATCGGCCAACACTAATGCCGGCTTTGTCACTAAAGCCCGAGCAATCGCAACCCGTTGTCTTTCTCCACCCGATAATTCTGAAGGACGATGTGCTAAACGATGAGACAATCCTACTTGCGCTAACATTTCAGAGGCTAACTTCTCAGCTTCATTTTCCTGTAGGCCTCGGATCAACAATGGCATTGCCACATTTTCTAACGCGGAAAACTCCATCATTAGGTGGTGAAACTGATAAATAAAACCAATATGTTGATTTCTAAACTTTGCTTTCTTTTTCTCGCTTAATGTATGAATGTCAGTGCCATTGATAAATACTTGTCCTGAACTAGGGCTATCTAACCCACCGGCCAAATGCAAAAGCGTACTCTTGCCACTGCCAGAGCTACCTACTATCGCTAATAACTCACCAGATGCAACAGTAAGATCAACCCCCTGTAATACAGAAGTTTCCATTGTTCCTTGTTGGTAAACTTTAGTAAGTTGTTTACAAATCAAACCATTACTCATTACGAAGTACCTCCGCAGGTTGGGTAAGTGATGCACGATAGGCAGGGTATAGCGTTGCAATGAAACTCATCGCTAATGCCGTGAAAGAAATCATAAAAATATCACTCAACTGCATGTTAATAGGTAGAGACTGCGAGAAACCACTACCAAACATATTAATATTAAAATACGTTATCAGGTTATTTAAATTTAACGTTAATATCACCCCGAAAATGGTACCCAACATAACGCCCCAAACACCATTAATAAGCCCTTGCGCCATAAAAATCTTGATAATACCGCTTCTATCCATACCAAAGGTTTGTAAAATAGCAATTTCTCCTTGCTTATCAATTACAATCATCACTAACGCAGAAACAATATTGAAGGCAGCAACAGCTATAATTAAACTTAGCATTAGCCACATCATGTTTTTTTCCATACTAACAGCCGAAAATAACGTACCCTGCGTTGAACGCCATGTACTAAATTGGTAGTTTGAAAAGTCGTTTTGGTTAGCTTCAACCAGAGAATCAGCAGCAAAAGCGTCATCTAAGTATAAACGTAAATGGCTAATGGAATCTGCAGGATAGCGCAGTAACTTACTAGCATCTCGACGATGAATATAAATAACCCAATCATCTACTTGTGAGCGCATATTAAAAATACCACTAATGGTAAACGTGCGTTGTACTGGAATGCGTCCCATGGGGGTGAATAAGGTTTTTTCGGGTACCACAACACGAATGGTATCCCCCATTGAAACAGATAACTTTTGTGCTAATGATTGGCCAAGAATAACGGAGTACTTTTGATTGGTTAGATAACTTAACTGCCCTGCAACCATATGATTGAAAACAATATTATTTCTTTCTTCATTAGGTTCAATACCTTGTAACAGCACGCCACGCAGCGTTTTATTGGATAACACTAACGCTTCTGTTTCAATAATTGGAGTGACATGAGTGACGTGTTCAAGTGTGGAAAGTTTCGCGTGTAAATCGCGCCAATTATTCATCGGCTGATTATTTTCACTGACCAACACATGCGGCACAATACCTAAAATACGTTTTTTTAATTCCCCTTCAAAACCATTCATTACAGAAACTACCGTAATGAGCGCGCTAACGCCCAGTAAAATACCCACAATAGAGAAAAAAGTAATAAAGGAAACAAAGCCTGAACGCTGGCGACTTCTGCTATAACGAAGTCCGATAAAGAAACTAACCGGCTGAAACATTATTTTTCTATGCTAAATTAAGCTATTTGAATTAGCCAAGCATAACATAACAAACGCTGAGTTAATAACGCCTATTATGCTGTTTTTGTTAGTGTTCGATTAAAAAACTCTACTGACATTCCATAAACACGTAATGCTAACGCAGGATCGTATCTGTCGCCTTCATCACGCATAAACGCGTGTTGTGCATTAAATTCATGCCAGGTGAACGTATTGGCTGAATTAAGTAACTTTTTGTGTATCTTCATTCTACCTTCGTCAGGTACATGTGGGTCTTGTTTACCCCAAATCATCATTAACTCACCTTTTATATCAGGCGTACGCGTTAAAGAATCATTATGCTCTTCGCAAGAAAGCGTATTTGAATGAATATCGGTTGCATATAAACACACCGCAGAGAATACCTTACTATTTAATGCCGCACGGTAAGCTAAATGGCCACCGATACACACGCCCATTGTACCTATAGCCCCGGTACAATAGGTTTGCTGATTTATAAATTCCACCAACGCCTTGGTATCTGTGTCATGGCTTTCTAACGGCTTTGCCCATTTATCATTATTTCCCTTATCCTTGCCTTCATCGTCATAACCGAGCACGGTTCCTAACGGGTTTAATTCGTGAAAGACTTCCGGTACTAAAACAACAAAGCCATGACCAGCCATAATCGCTGCCGTTCTGGCAATCGGCGCTGTTTGTTGAAAAATTTCAGAATAAAAAATAATGCTGGGATACTTGCCGCCAGCTTGTGGGCGATAAATATAAGTTCGCATAGGCCCTGTAGCCGTATTTATATCAATAACATTTTTTTGAATGATCATCGGTTTGCGCTTTTAAATGGTTAATGTTCATTAAGTTAGTGTAGCGATATTCTCACATGATGGTAATCATTAAATAATTCATCAACCATTTCAATAAACATATCAACCGCTATTTGAAACGAACCTTATTGCCAATCATTTTAAGTGCGGGTACTCCTCGAATTAACGCTTCTCTTGCAAACGTTTGATGGCATTGAGGGCATTCACCTAACTTTTCGGTATGATCTTGAGCGATTCGTTCCGTAAAACACTTTATTAGTGCTCCTTTTCCGCCTTTTCTGTATTTAAACAATTTGCACTGACAAGCAGCACAATAAATATCAACTGTTCTGCTCGGTCCTTTCGTATTAGGTTTTGCCATGCATTAAAGCTCTTCTTTTTAAAAGATATTATAATTGTATTAAAAAAGTGTACATCATTCGCATTTTTTAAAATGGCTACTACAATCAACTATATAAGGCGATATATTCGCTATTCACTATGGAAAATAAATTTAATGTTTGTACTAAATAAACTATCGATTCGATTCAAAATTCTCATGATTCCAATTGTAGGCACGATAGGTTTTTTAATTTATTTAATCACCAGTATGACGGCGATGTCGCAAATTGTGAACCAACTTGAGCGTGCATACGCGATTGAATATAAATATTTAGAGTCTTCTAAGTATGCTTTAAACCACCTGGATAAAATAAAAGAAACATTAGGCAATGCCGTTACCATGGGCGAGCAAGAAATGCTGGAAACCGCCAACGGCTATGCTGATGACTTTCGACAAAACGTTAAACAAACGGCTAGCCTTGATCCAGCTCATTCATCAACCATCAAACAACTGGTTAGCGATTTCGAAGATTATTACCAACAAGCATTTACCTTATCAAGTGAAATGGTTGATGGCAGTATGGACTTTGAAACGTTAGGCGCACGATCATCAGCAATGGCAGATAAATTAAATACTTTACAAACCGAATTACAGCAATTCAAAAGTACGAAAAATAAAGCATTTAATGACGCCTTTGAATCAGTCAATAGCAAAGTTTCTTCTACTGTCACTATCGGTATTACCATTGGAGTGATCACTATACTTGTATTGTTTAGCGTTGCCATTCCAATTATTTCCTCTATCAGTAACAGCTTGAAAAATGTGATCGCTTCACTAAAAAATATTGCTCAAGACAATGGTGATTTGACCGTTCGCCTACAAACAAATAGTCAAGATGAAATTGGCGATTTGGTTTTTTGGTTTAATAATTTTATTGAAAAATTACAGGGAGTAATAAAACGCGTGGTAGATACTGCGGTTCCACTTGCAAATACCGCGAATAATATTCAGCGACTATCTAATGAAACCATTAATTCTTTTAATCGACAAAACGACAGTATTTCAGCATCAAAATCATCCGTAGAAGAAATGAGTCATAGTGTTAATACCATCACATCAAACGCTGCTGATGCTGTAACATCTGCACAAAATGCCAACTCGGAAGCAGAAAATGGCAAAAATGTTGTCGATCAAACAGTGATAGAAATAAGGCAATTGTCTGACGTGATAAAAGAATCTTCTGAAATTATTAATCAACTCAATGAAGATACCAATAAAGTCAATGTAGTGCTTGACGTAATTAAAGGCATCGCTGAACAAACTAATCTTTTAGCGCTAAACGCCGCTATTGAAGC
The Thalassotalea hakodatensis genome window above contains:
- a CDS encoding dienelactone hydrolase family protein yields the protein MIIQKNVIDINTATGPMRTYIYRPQAGGKYPSIIFYSEIFQQTAPIARTAAIMAGHGFVVLVPEVFHELNPLGTVLGYDDEGKDKGNNDKWAKPLESHDTDTKALVEFINQQTYCTGAIGTMGVCIGGHLAYRAALNSKVFSAVCLYATDIHSNTLSCEEHNDSLTRTPDIKGELMMIWGKQDPHVPDEGRMKIHKKLLNSANTFTWHEFNAQHAFMRDEGDRYDPALALRVYGMSVEFFNRTLTKTA
- a CDS encoding methyl-accepting chemotaxis protein; this translates as MIPIVGTIGFLIYLITSMTAMSQIVNQLERAYAIEYKYLESSKYALNHLDKIKETLGNAVTMGEQEMLETANGYADDFRQNVKQTASLDPAHSSTIKQLVSDFEDYYQQAFTLSSEMVDGSMDFETLGARSSAMADKLNTLQTELQQFKSTKNKAFNDAFESVNSKVSSTVTIGITIGVITILVLFSVAIPIISSISNSLKNVIASLKNIAQDNGDLTVRLQTNSQDEIGDLVFWFNNFIEKLQGVIKRVVDTAVPLANTANNIQRLSNETINSFNRQNDSISASKSSVEEMSHSVNTITSNAADAVTSAQNANSEAENGKNVVDQTVIEIRQLSDVIKESSEIINQLNEDTNKVNVVLDVIKGIAEQTNLLALNAAIEAARAGEQGRGFAVVADEVRGLASRTQESTEQINQMIEQLQSAARNAVNTMETSITGVESSVTSANQAGNSLLEITEAINIISQMNDQIANSTQQQTSISTIMVEHVDDIQQCAQDASNATTEIASVSDELTNLASKLEEIALQFKV
- a CDS encoding lipoprotein-releasing ABC transporter permease subunit, with product MFQPVSFFIGLRYSRSRQRSGFVSFITFFSIVGILLGVSALITVVSVMNGFEGELKKRILGIVPHVLVSENNQPMNNWRDLHAKLSTLEHVTHVTPIIETEALVLSNKTLRGVLLQGIEPNEERNNIVFNHMVAGQLSYLTNQKYSVILGQSLAQKLSVSMGDTIRVVVPEKTLFTPMGRIPVQRTFTISGIFNMRSQVDDWVIYIHRRDASKLLRYPADSISHLRLYLDDAFAADSLVEANQNDFSNYQFSTWRSTQGTLFSAVSMEKNMMWLMLSLIIAVAAFNIVSALVMIVIDKQGEIAILQTFGMDRSGIIKIFMAQGLINGVWGVMLGTIFGVILTLNLNNLITYFNINMFGSGFSQSLPINMQLSDIFMISFTALAMSFIATLYPAYRASLTQPAEVLRNE